ACAGGGCAAATTATTGCTTATTTAGATTTATCCACCGATGAAAAAAAGGCGAGACGGAAGGAACACAAAACATCAAAACATTCATTTTCAAACAGGTGGTTGGGGATG
This Virgibacillus phasianinus DNA region includes the following protein-coding sequences:
- a CDS encoding YqzE family protein, giving the protein MSGNDYIKYITGQIIAYLDLSTDEKKARRKEHKTSKHSFSNRWLGMVPFAMKMLWKKAN